The region CTCAAAAGCTTCTGAAGAAGAACTGTGGCATCCCTCTGAAAAAACACATTCAAAATGTCAATCAGTTTTGTTAGGTTGTGAAAAACGTACTCTTTAAGTGTCAGATTATCTTCAAAATAAAGCAGCTTCCCACTTTCATGCAGATAAGAGAGGGCACTCTGTAACCTGTCCTCCGTCAGCCCTGCCTGTAACCCTAACCGAGCGGAATCCCACCAAGTAAGCCACAGCTCTTGAGGTTTAAAGTGCAGTTCTTCCAGCATCTGCCAGGATTTAGGAAGGACTCGGTGCAAGTTTGGAAATATCTCCCTGTGCTCTGCAACAGACATCAGCTTGTCTCTCAGGCGCTGAATGTTGGAGCACTCAAGGCAGCTCACGCAGAGCACAGGAGAAAGGATCTGCAAGCGGCTGTTTAACAAATACTGAAGCTGGGCTTTTCTCCTTCGCAGATTCTTGTCATTCACACCataaaatgctgcatgggggctGGAGGCACGCACATCATAGTCCTGGCCCAGGGCCTCATCTATTTTTTGTGCTAAGTCTTGCAAAATATcacacttttttttctcctgtagagCTATCTGGTGGTGGATGTCAAGGCATTTCTCCTCCAGCTCCTTATCATCACAGAGGTCAGAGTGTGTCCCTACAATGCACACAACAGCATGTGGCACCTTGGCacagataaaatttaaaaaatagccaACATATGGATAAAAGTGCTTTGAAACATAAGCTTTCAAGTTTACTACCAAAGTGTAAAGGGCCCCGGGAGAAAGGAAAAAAGgtttaatgacatcatagctcTGGTCTCCTGCTAAATCATAAACTATAAAGGTGAGGTTTCTCTCCACATCAGCTGTCCAGTTGGTGACTTCTACGCCTTTACTGCCCTGCACCAGGTGCACCTTCTGTTGCCCACTGGTCAGGCACTGCCTTAGGGCCGTTTTGCCTGCATCTTTCAGACCCATAAGTACCAGTTTCAGCCTTGGCTTCACCGCAGGTTGGGACTGAGCAAGTTCCTTCTGGTAGGCAGCAATGTAAGGGATGCCCTTCATGCATACCTCATAGGGAGGCTGGATCAAAGGGTTATCCTTTATCTTCCAGATGCTGACTTTGGCCAACTTCCCAAAGTCGTCGGGGAGGATCGCGATTTGGTTTCCTTGCAACACCAGCTCCTCCAAACCCCCCAGGTACACGATGGAGTCAGGCAGGTACCTAATCCTGTTATTATCCAGCCACAGGGTTAGCAGCCTACTCAGCCCCGAGACGGCTTCGGGCACGGTGGAGAGTCTGTTGCGGCTCAGGTAAAGCTCCTCCAGGCCTTGCAGCAGCAGGACGGCGCCGGGAAACTCCTGGAAGGCGTTGGAGGACAGGTTGAGCATCTTGAGCCTCTGCAGCTGGCCGAACTGGCTGGGCAGCGCCGCCAGCCCGTTGTTGTCCAACATGAGGCTCTCCAAGCTGCCGAGCTGACATAAGCCTTCGGGCAGCTCCAGCAGGCTGGCGCCGCTCAGCCAGAGAAGTTTGAGGCCGCGCAGGGCGCCGATGTCGTCAGGCAGCGCCTGGAGCCGGTTGCCGGACAGGTCGAGCTCTTCCAGGGcacagagcagcagcagctgccgaGGGAAGCCGGGCAGCTTGTTGTGGTCCAGGTCGAGGGCGCGCAGCCGGCTCAAGAGGCCGAAGGAGTCGGGCAGGGCAGCCAGGCGGTTGAAGCTCAGCTCCAGCTCCTCCAGCAGCCGCAGCGCGCCCAGGTGACAGGGCAGCTCCTGCAGGCGGTTGTGGCCCAGGCAGAGCCGGCGCAGCCCCCGAAGCGACGCCAAGGCTTCGGGCAGCGCCTGCAGGCGGTTGTGGCTGAGGTCGAGCTCGGCCAGACGGCGGGGCAGGGCGGTGGCGGGCAGGGTCAGAAGACGGTTGCGCCGCAGAATGAGCGCGTGCAGGTTCTCCAACGGCCGCCCGGCCAGCGCCGCCGGCAGCGCCTCCAGCGCGCGGTTGTCGAGGTTCAGCACCTTGACGTCGGACAGGTCCGGGGGCAGCGCCAGGTCCAGGGCAGTGGCCGCAGCCACCTCGTCGTCCTCGTCCTCCTCTTTCCCAGCGTCCGGGAACAGCTGGCACAGAGCGCTACCGCCAccgccttctcctcctcctccccgcaGCTTCCGGGAGCGCAGGGCCAGGTCCCGCCACAGCCGCGCCGCCCGCAGCTTGCCGCTCTCGGGCTCGGTCATGGCGGGAGCAGGGCCCCGGTGACGCGCTACATGCCGCTCGCGGCCCCGGGCGGCAGCAGGAAGATCCGTTCACCCCGGGCCGCCCGCAGCCGCCGGCTCGTGCTCGTCGTCCCCCGGCCCGGATGCATCCTCCAGCCCAAATCCGGCAACAGCGCGCATGCACGGGAaagagggcggaggcggagccaAAGGCGAAGCCAGGCGCGCATGCACGGTACCGAAGACAGCGAGGAGGTTTAATAGGcaggagaccaagtgacgtcAACACTTGGAAACCAATTAAGGAAATCTCAGTTTCCACTCCGCTGCGTAGCCGTcatctctagtacactcaaaacaaaccgTGAGCAGCTGCATCCGTgttgtcacctctcccctctccaatcggttcaaaactctgctgcccgtctcgtcttccgccagggtcgctttactcatactacccctctcctcaagtcgcttcactggctccctatccgtttgtgcatcctgttcaaacttcttctactaacctataaatgtactcactctgctactactactacttaacagcgctgtacaaattaacaaggaaggacggtccctgctcgaaggagcttacaatctaaaggacgaaatatcaagttggggcagtcgagATTTCCTGAGTacaggtgtagtggttaggtgccgaaggcgacattgaagaggtgggttttgagcaatgatttgaagatgggcagggagggggcctggcatatgggctcagggagtttgttccatgcatggggtgGGATACTGCTCTccggtatctctccacactcgtccttccctaaaccccttcccgtgcactccgctccatggataaatccttcttatctgttcccttctccactactgccaactccagactgcgtgccttctgtctcgctgcaccctatgcctggaataaacttcctgagcccctacgtcttgccccatccttggccacctttaaatctagactgaaagcctacctctttaacattgcttttgactcgtaaccgcttgtaaccactcgcctccaccaaccctcctctcctccttcctgtgcacactaattgatttgatttgcttactttatttttttgtctattagattgtaagctctttgagcagggactgtctttcttctatgtttgtgcagtgctgcgtacgccttgtagcgctatagaaatgctaaatagtagtagtagtagtcgctctttattgttggtagcatttttatttaatctcacttatatgaacacagaagtagtagtagtagtaatgtaaatGGCTGAAAAAATTAAATTGAAGTATGTCCCCTTTAAGGGGGCTTACCCGGGTCTTCTGGGCTGTTCCGGAGTCTGGTGGATTTTTGGGGCTCAAGGGACACTCAGGTACTAATATTACCATTAATTTTAAAAAGCTGGTGTGTATATGTTTAAAATTGGTGTTAATTAATTTTTAAACGCTGGGTTTGTGTGCTGGGGGAATTTGGAGTGTTGGGCTCGTGCTGAGGGCTAGAGCTGGGGAGAgggttctaaagtgacatcactctgggagaacagctgagcaagctgagacctgaTTGCCTTGACAATGGCTTGCTGgtcagttgggaggtgagtgaGACGCTGAGCAAATCTGTAGTAACTAACCGTtatgcccgttaaaacgggcgagatttccagctaccctcctcaccaggtcaccgccgcccctccccccttgaggtcaccgctaccgttccccccccccccacggagtcgccggcccgggccctctcttcgcgattcaacttacagcgccgaaaccgcagcaggcagatcagctgagctgccgtcggccttccttctctgcttgtgtcctgccctcgtgtgacgtaatgtcggcaagggcgggacagaggcagctgatctgcctgctgcattttcggcgctgtaagttgaattgcgaagagagggcccgggccaggtggagggggggtggcggcggtgactccggttggggggggagcggtagcaaccttggcggttccctccctccccttcgtgcagtttctctctctgtcccgccctcatcatcacgtattgacgcgggggcgggacagagagggaaagtctctactgtgcatttgcgggtgagtacagtcactcacaatttatatgtttgatgatcaGGGCTCAGTTGTCAAGGGAAATCTGTGTTAAAATGGATTTGAGAGTATTCTGAGAAGCAGGTATGACTGTGGAGTGAATGAATAAGATTTagtatttaataaaaaaaagctaTCGTGTTTTAGAGGTTTTAGAGAGGACCGGCTGTTCAAGAATTTGAGAGAGTGAAAGGGTAATGACTCAATAAATCCAACCAGACTATTATTATTGTGATGAGCTGGTGAGATGAGTTAGTTTAATAAAGTGAATTATTCACTGGTTTTAGCTTAAGTGCTGATTGTGACACTGACAAGTGTTCCATTAAGTCTAAAGGATTTGGGAAGGAGGGCTGAAAGTGAAAATATACCAAGAGGCTTTGAATGAGAAATTGTTTATAGGAGAACATCTATTACACTGTCTTTAGTTGGCAGTGAATTACTCTCAATATTCCCTGCATTCATTAATTGTGGGAGGGAAAGAGTAAGG is a window of Microcaecilia unicolor chromosome 2, aMicUni1.1, whole genome shotgun sequence DNA encoding:
- the MFHAS1 gene encoding malignant fibrous histiocytoma-amplified sequence 1 isoform X1 yields the protein MTEPESGKLRAARLWRDLALRSRKLRGGGGEGGGGSALCQLFPDAGKEEDEDDEVAAATALDLALPPDLSDVKVLNLDNRALEALPAALAGRPLENLHALILRRNRLLTLPATALPRRLAELDLSHNRLQALPEALASLRGLRRLCLGHNRLQELPCHLGALRLLEELELSFNRLAALPDSFGLLSRLRALDLDHNKLPGFPRQLLLLCALEELDLSGNRLQALPDDIGALRGLKLLWLSGASLLELPEGLCQLGSLESLMLDNNGLAALPSQFGQLQRLKMLNLSSNAFQEFPGAVLLLQGLEELYLSRNRLSTVPEAVSGLSRLLTLWLDNNRIRYLPDSIVYLGGLEELVLQGNQIAILPDDFGKLAKVSIWKIKDNPLIQPPYEVCMKGIPYIAAYQKELAQSQPAVKPRLKLVLMGLKDAGKTALRQCLTSGQQKVHLVQGSKGVEVTNWTADVERNLTFIVYDLAGDQSYDVIKPFFLSPGALYTLVVNLKAYVSKHFYPYVGYFLNFICAKVPHAVVCIVGTHSDLCDDKELEEKCLDIHHQIALQEKKKCDILQDLAQKIDEALGQDYDVRASSPHAAFYGVNDKNLRRRKAQLQYLLNSRLQILSPVLCVSCLECSNIQRLRDKLMSVAEHREIFPNLHRVLPKSWQMLEELHFKPQELWLTWWDSARLGLQAGLTEDRLQSALSYLHESGKLLYFEDNLTLKEYVFHNLTKLIDILNVFFQRDATVLLQKLLSDTNMDELRATQLHHYVEGFLLHGLLPAHIIRLLLKPHIKTLEDLQLILELLEKMGLCYCINKPKSKPLNGATAWHKFPCYVKNEVPHAEAWINGTSPAGQSLVIEQLQIDYSFPFIFPPGLFARFSVQINSHVVHRSDGKFQIFAYRGKVPVVVSYRPASSLLQPDTLSIASHASLPNIWTAWQAITPLLEELNVLLQEWPGLFYTVHVLCSKCLKRGSPNPHTFPGELLSQPRPEGVAEIMCPKNGSERVNVALVYPPTPTVISPCSK
- the MFHAS1 gene encoding malignant fibrous histiocytoma-amplified sequence 1 isoform X2; amino-acid sequence: MTEPESGKLRAARLWRDLALRSRKLRGGGGEGGGGSALCQLFPDAGKEEDEDDEVAAATALDLALPPDLSDVKVLNLDNRALEALPAALAGRPLENLHALILRRNRLLTLPATALPRRLAELDLSHNRLQALPEALASLRGLRRLCLGHNRLQELPCHLGALRLLEELELSFNRLAALPDSFGLLSRLRALDLDHNKLPGFPRQLLLLCALEELDLSGNRLQALPDDIGALRGLKLLWLSGASLLELPEGLCQLGSLESLMLDNNGLAALPSQFGQLQRLKMLNLSSNAFQEFPGAVLLLQGLEELYLSRNRLSTVPEAVSGLSRLLTLWLDNNRIRYLPDSIVYLGGLEELVLQGNQIAILPDDFGKLAKVSIWKIKDNPLIQPPYEVCMKGIPYIAAYQKELAQSQPAVKPRLKLVLMGLKDAGKTALRQCLTSGQQKVHLVQGSKGVEVTNWTADVERNLTFIVYDLAGDQSYDVIKPFFLSPGALYTLVVNLKAYVSKHFYPYVGYFLNFICAKVPHAVVCIVGTHSDLCDDKELEEKCLDIHHQIALQEKKKCDILQDLAQKIDEALGQDYDVRASSPHAAFYGVNDKNLRRRKAQLQYLLNSRLQILSPVLCVSCLECSNIQRLRDKLMSVAEHREIFPNLHRVLPKSWQMLEELHFKPQELWLTWWDSARLGLQAGLTEDRLQSALSYLHESGKLLYFEDNLTLKEYVFHNLTKLIDILNVFFQRDATVLLQKLLSDTNMDELRATQLHHYVEGFLLHGLLPAHIIRLLLKPHIKTLEDLQLILELLEKMGLCYCINKPKSKPLNGATAWHKFPCYVKNEVPHAEAWINGTSPAGQSLVIEQLQIDYSFPFIFPPGLFARFSVQINSHVVHRSDGKFQIFAYRGKVPVVVSYRPASSLLQPDTLSIASHASLPNIWTAWQAITPLLEELNVLLQEWPGLFYTVHVLCSKCLKRGSPNPHTFPARLLYSLYRRLTGYRVQKVPLG